Proteins from one Mus pahari chromosome 10, PAHARI_EIJ_v1.1, whole genome shotgun sequence genomic window:
- the Cck gene encoding cholecystokinin → MKSGVCLCVVMAVLVAGALAQPVVPAEAMDPVEQRTEEAPRRQLRAVPRTDGESRARLGALLARYIQQVRKAPSGRMSVLKNLQSLDPSHRISDRDYMGWMDFGRRSAEDYEYPS, encoded by the exons ATGAAGAGCGGCGTATGTCTGTGCGTGGTGATGGCAGTCCTGGTCGCAGGCGCCCTGGCGCAGCCCGTAGTTCCTGCAGAAGCTATGGACCCCGTGGAGCAGCGGACGGAGGAGGCGCCCCGAAGGCAACTGAGGGCTGTGCCCCGGACGGACGGCGAGTCCCGAGCGCGCCTGGGCGCACTGCTAGCGCGATACATCCAGCAGGTCCGCAAAG CTCCTTCCGGCCGCATGTCCGTTCTTAAGAACCTGCAGAGCCTGGACCCCAGCCATAGAATAAGTGACCGGGACTACATGGGCTGGATGGATTTTGGCCGGCGCAGTGCCGAGGACTACGAATACCCATCGTAG